From a single Nicotiana tabacum cultivar K326 chromosome 8, ASM71507v2, whole genome shotgun sequence genomic region:
- the LOC107793261 gene encoding peroxidase 5-like has product MNSFKGSKFVMLALLFCLILSLSVFAEANKHKPKPKKSTFGVGFYKRSCPAAEAIIRKAVFKAVLMNPGTAAGIIRMHFHDCFIRGCDGSVLLDSVRGKETAEKDSPINNPSLRGFEVIDEAKALLEKLCPRTVSCADILAFAARDSALFAGGISYALPGGRRDGRVSLSSEVIQNLPPPFFNAQQLQDNFKRKGLSLDEMVTLSGAHSIGRTHCSSFSNRLYGFNATHPQDPSLDPRYASFLKNKCPRPISDTQVDPIVNLDISTPNRLDNKYYLNLKNHKGLLTSDQTLFESPLTSKLVFNNVKYGSTWARKFAAAMVHMGSIEVLTGNKGEIRKNCHFVN; this is encoded by the exons ATGAATTCTTTCAAGGGTTCTAAGTTTGTAATGTTAGCGCTGCTCTTTTGTTTGATTCTTTCTCTTTCTGTATTTGCTGAGGCGAACAAACATAAGCCCAAACCAAAAAAATCAACGTTTGGTGTTGGATTCTATAAAAGATCATGTCCAGCTGCTGAGGCCATTATTAGAAAAGCTGTATTCAAAGCGGTTCTGATGAATCCTGGCACTGCTGCTGGCATTATTCGCATGCATTTCCATGACTGCTTTATCAGG GGTTGTGATGGTTCAGTGTTGCTTGATTCGGTAAGAGGAAAGGAAACGGCTGAGAAAGATAGTCCCATTAACAACCCAAGCCTTCGAGGATTTGAGGTTATTGATGAAGCAAAAGCATTGCTGGAAAAACTATGTCCGCGCACAGTTTCGTGCGCGGACATACTTGCCTTTGCTGCAAGAGATAGCGCCTTGTTCGCGGGAGGCATAAGCTATGCTCTACCAGGAGGACGTCGCGATGGCCGCGTTTCGTTGAGCTCCGAAGTCATTCAAAACCTCCCTCCACCTTTCTTCAATGCCCAACAACTTCAAGACAACTTCAAAAGAAAAGGTTTGTCACTTGATGAGATGGTGACGTTGTCAGGGGCTCACTCTATTGGTCGCACTCATTGCTCTTCCTTCTCAAATAGACTTTACGGTTTCAATGCTACACATCCTCAAGATCCTTCCCTTGATCCTAGATATGCTTCATTCTTGAAAAATAAGTGCCCTCGACCTATTAGTGACACCCAAGTTGATCCAATTGTTAATCTTGATATTTCAACTCCTAATCGTCTAGACAACAAGTACTATCTCAATTTGAAGAACCATAAGGGACTGTTGACTTCTGATCAAACATTGTTTGAAAGTCCTTTGACTTCTAAGCTGGTTTTTAACAACGTTAAGTATGGCTCGACATGGGCACGTAAGTTTGCTGCTGCAATGGTTCATATGGGCTCCATTGAAGTTCTAACTGGCAACAAGGGAGAGATCAGAAAGAATTGCCATTTCGTCAACTGA